A part of Drosophila ananassae strain 14024-0371.13 chromosome 2R, ASM1763931v2, whole genome shotgun sequence genomic DNA contains:
- the LOC6507036 gene encoding calcium homeostasis endoplasmic reticulum protein isoform X4, whose product MDVQPPGDASLRNIIDKLAEFVARNGPEFEAITKQKQQNNPKFEFLYGGEFASYYQFRVAAEQALLKQQNNYMQHAPHMQQNQPPAHYAPPNQQQQHPPDNAQDNMQQQQQQSQYMWPPNAGQGPPNNQQGNGNSITMNLSSQLDAVNMQQKTLREQIKQSEANLSAQHTALMTQKTKQIEEAIATAQTTQLEQLAQEQGIVLRDFDAVLQPIIESCTKDSISAGKNWILQHSTDSAKINVVLQYLLKKALVNGSTFQQKLHLIYLVNDILHHCMRKNINDLKNSLENVVIPMFCSADLIASHDQRQKLAKLLSLWESKAKFFDACVISKLQSPDSSMQEYKTNLQNTHHEIATKFTQNTKATLDNYQKQHQIFIQHASQQIAQLEQQKQQLEQQLMVTQKSQQHMHHQQIPGGPQQKNIPSLMAQRIAMPGGNRDQMGNPQAAQHDQQGNNMYPGDPRGPNFFIPDMSKPPPGFSGPMNPHHQGPLGHQQHPNQQQQQQQQQLGPFNQGGNNDPPVDLGVLNAAIQAVMQMQHQQQLHPDDQQSQQLQQQQHQQHQQQQQQHQQQQQPQQQQQMAAYPTNLRPGQPGQQHKMEDGHQPDKGDESGGDPAPIGEPQIPTAPYYDLPAGLMVPLIRLEDYNYKALDPAEIRLPPPAPQNERLTNALNAFYAAPAHDHPRDNEGWEKLGLYEYYKVKNAARKQKEEEIKNGTREKSRSPSPIVLEKIEPKKPKKRCYRSKSRSRSRSKTPPHRDRSRSHTRSRSRSLERSSTPPPPTPRSRPIGGGGGSHRKATNRSPRNEKDNNNANTNSNQENRAERTNNSSNNNGNNTSRRVERDRSPTPPSFLGGGAPKLPEFLDESNKGHQMLKKMGWAGTGTGLGSKNQGIDKPIAGGEVRDRRDMYKGVGINMNDPFESFRKNKGAAFAHRMRARDDKS is encoded by the exons ATGGACGTGCAACCGCCTGGAG ATGCCAGTTTACGCAATATTATTGACAAACTGGCCGAGTTTGTGGCCAGAAATGGACCAGAATTCGAAGCCATTaccaagcagaagcagcagaatAATCCAAAGTTTGAATTCCTCTACGGAGGGGAATTCGCAAGTTACTACCAGTTCCGGGTGGCTGCAGAACAAGCAT TGTTGAAGCAACAAAACAACTACATGCAACATGCGCCGCACATGCAACAAAACCAACCGCCTGCCCATTATGCGCCGCcaaatcagcagcagcagcacccgCCAGACAACGCACAAGACAacatgcagcagcagcaacagcaatcgCAATACATGTGGCCCCCCAATGCTGGCCAAGGACCTCCAAACAACCAGCAAGGCAATGGTAATTCCATCACCATGAACCTATCCTCCCAACTGGATGCCGTCAACATGCAGCAGAAGACGTTGCGGGAACAAATTAAGCAATCCGAAGCGAACCTCTCGGCTCAGCACACG GCCCTGATGACCCAGAAGACGAAGCAGATCGAGGAGGCGATCGCGACAGCTCAGACGACTCAATTGGAGCAGTTGGCCCAGGAGCAGGGCATCGTGCTGAGGGACTTTGACGCCGTGCTGCAGCCGATCATCGAGTCCTGCACCAAGGATAGCATCTCAGCAG GCAAGAACTGGATTTTACAGCATTCAACCGACAGCGCAAAAATCAATGTCGTTTTACAATATCTTTTAAAGAA ggCTTTGGTCAATGGTTCCACGTTTCAGCAAAAATTGCATCTTATATATTTAGTTAATGATATACTCCATCATTG CATGCGCAAGAACATCAATGACTTGAAGAACAGCCTCGAGAATGTGGTCATTCCGATGTTCTGCAGCGCGGATTTGA TTGCTAGCCATGATCAACGCCAAAAGTTAGCCAAGCTGCTGTCCCTGTGGGAGTCCAAAGCCAAATTCTTCGATGCCTGTGTTATTTCAAAGTTGCAATCGCCAGATTCATCAATGCAAGAGTACAAAACAAATTTACAAAACACGCATCATGAAATAGCAACCAAATTCACGCAAAACACCAAGGCCACTCTGGACAA CTACCAAAAACAGcatcaaatatttattcagCATGCCAGCCAACAGATTGCCCAGCTggagcaacagaaacagcagctTGAGCAACAACTAATGGTGACTCAAAAATCCCAGCAGCACATGCACCACCAGCAGATCCCCGGAGGTCCGCAACAGAAGAATATACCCTCGCTGATGGCCCAGCGGATAGCGATGCCGGGTGGAAACCGTGACCAGATGGGCAATCCGCAAGCAGCACAACATGACCAGCAAGGAAACAACATGTATCCTGGAG ATCCGCGAGGACCGAACTTTTTCATTCCGGACATGTCGAAGCCGCCGCCAGGCTTCTCGGGTCCCATGAATCCGCACCATCAGGGGCCACTAGGTCACCAGCAGCATCcaaatcagcagcagcagcagcaacaacaacaactgggTCCATTTAATCAGGGAGGTAACAACGATCCTCCCGTTGATCTGGGCGTACTCAACGCAGCTATTCAGGCAGTGATGCAGatgcagcaccagcagcaactCCACCCTGATGACCAACAATCCCAgcagttgcagcagcagcaacaccagcagcatcagcaacaacagcagcagcatcagcaacaacagcagccgcagcaacagcagcaaatGGCTGCCTATCCAACGAACCTTCGACCTGGTCAACCAG GTCAACAGCACAAAATGGAAGATGGCCACCAGCCGGACAAGGGGGATGAGTCTGGAGGAGATCCTGCCCCGATCGGAGAGCCGCAAATACCTACAGCGCCTTACTACGACTTGCCAGCGGGTCTGATGGTGCCTCTTATCCGGCTGGAAGATTATAATTACAAAGCACTAGATCCTGCCGAAATAAGACTGCCACCGCCGGCGCCCCAAAATGAGCGCTTGACCAATGCATTAAATGCCTTTTACGCCGCACCCGCCCATGACCATCCTAGGGATAA CGAGGGTTGGGAGAAGTTAGGTCTCTATGAGTACTACAAGGTGAAGAATGCGGCGCGCAAGCAGAAGGaggaggaaattaaaaatggtaCTCGAGAGAAGTCCCGCTCCCCCAGCCCCATTGTCCTCGAGAAAATAGAACCCAAAAAGCCCAAGAAGCGATGTTATCG ATCGAAAAGTCGAAGTCGTTCACGTTCAAAAACACCGCCACATCGCGACAGATCGCGTTCGCATACCAGATCGCGATCGCGTTCCCTGGAGCGCTCCTCAACACCTCCGCCACCGACGCCACGAAGTCGGCCTATTGGCGGTGGCGGGGGCAGCCATCGCAAAGCAACAAACCGATCACCTCGCAACGAAAAGGATAACAACAATgccaacaccaacagcaaccAGGAGAATCGGGCGGAGAGaacaaacaacagcagcaacaacaatggaaACAATACCTCAAGACGAGTGGAGCGCGACAGATCTCCAACGCCTCCCAGCTTTTT GGGAGGAGGTGCCCCAAAACTACCTGAATTCCTTGATGAGTCCAACAAGGGCCATCAGATGCTCAAAAAAATGGGCTGGGCCGGCACTGGAACTGGACTGGGCTCAAAGAATCAAGGCATTGATAAGCCCATTGCGGGCGGAGAGGTGCGAGATCGTCGCGACATGTACAAG GGCGTGGGCATCAACATGAACGATCCCTTCGAGAGCTTCCGCAAAAACAAAGGCGCTGCATTTGCCCACCGGATGCGGGCAAGGGACGACAAAAGTTAG
- the LOC6507036 gene encoding calcium homeostasis endoplasmic reticulum protein isoform X5, producing the protein MPSTCSRRRCGNKLSNPKRTSRLSTRALVNGSTFQQKLHLIYLVNDILHHCMRKNINDLKNSLENVVIPMFCSADLIASHDQRQKLAKLLSLWESKAKFFDACVISKLQSPDSSMQEYKTNLQNTHHEIATKFTQNTKATLDNYQKQHQIFIQHASQQIAQLEQQKQQLEQQLMVTQKSQQHMHHQQIPGGPQQKNIPSLMAQRIAMPGGNRDQMGNPQAAQHDQQGNNMYPGGNYHQQQHPQQQQSNPFADPRGPNFFIPDMSKPPPGFSGPMNPHHQGPLGHQQHPNQQQQQQQQQLGPFNQGGNNDPPVDLGVLNAAIQAVMQMQHQQQLHPDDQQSQQLQQQQHQQHQQQQQQHQQQQQPQQQQQMAAYPTNLRPGQPGNVDDAVDLDVLNAAIRAVISNKTADPGQQHKMEDGHQPDKGDESGGDPAPIGEPQIPTAPYYDLPAGLMVPLIRLEDYNYKALDPAEIRLPPPAPQNERLTNALNAFYAAPAHDHPRDNEGWEKLGLYEYYKVKNAARKQKEEEIKNGTREKSRSPSPIVLEKIEPKKPKKRCYRSKSRSRSRSKTPPHRDRSRSHTRSRSRSLERSSTPPPPTPRSRPIGGGGGSHRKATNRSPRNEKDNNNANTNSNQENRAERTNNSSNNNGNNTSRRVERDRSPTPPSFLGGGAPKLPEFLDESNKGHQMLKKMGWAGTGTGLGSKNQGIDKPIAGGEVRDRRDMYKGVGINMNDPFESFRKNKGAAFAHRMRARDDKS; encoded by the exons ATGCCGTCAACATGCAGCAGAAGACGTTGCGGGAACAAATTAAGCAATCCGAAGCGAACCTCTCGGCTCAGCACACG ggCTTTGGTCAATGGTTCCACGTTTCAGCAAAAATTGCATCTTATATATTTAGTTAATGATATACTCCATCATTG CATGCGCAAGAACATCAATGACTTGAAGAACAGCCTCGAGAATGTGGTCATTCCGATGTTCTGCAGCGCGGATTTGA TTGCTAGCCATGATCAACGCCAAAAGTTAGCCAAGCTGCTGTCCCTGTGGGAGTCCAAAGCCAAATTCTTCGATGCCTGTGTTATTTCAAAGTTGCAATCGCCAGATTCATCAATGCAAGAGTACAAAACAAATTTACAAAACACGCATCATGAAATAGCAACCAAATTCACGCAAAACACCAAGGCCACTCTGGACAA CTACCAAAAACAGcatcaaatatttattcagCATGCCAGCCAACAGATTGCCCAGCTggagcaacagaaacagcagctTGAGCAACAACTAATGGTGACTCAAAAATCCCAGCAGCACATGCACCACCAGCAGATCCCCGGAGGTCCGCAACAGAAGAATATACCCTCGCTGATGGCCCAGCGGATAGCGATGCCGGGTGGAAACCGTGACCAGATGGGCAATCCGCAAGCAGCACAACATGACCAGCAAGGAAACAACATGTATCCTGGAGGTAATtaccatcagcagcagcatccaCAACAGCAGCAGAGCAATCCCTTTGCAGATCCGCGAGGACCGAACTTTTTCATTCCGGACATGTCGAAGCCGCCGCCAGGCTTCTCGGGTCCCATGAATCCGCACCATCAGGGGCCACTAGGTCACCAGCAGCATCcaaatcagcagcagcagcagcaacaacaacaactgggTCCATTTAATCAGGGAGGTAACAACGATCCTCCCGTTGATCTGGGCGTACTCAACGCAGCTATTCAGGCAGTGATGCAGatgcagcaccagcagcaactCCACCCTGATGACCAACAATCCCAgcagttgcagcagcagcaacaccagcagcatcagcaacaacagcagcagcatcagcaacaacagcagccgcagcaacagcagcaaatGGCTGCCTATCCAACGAACCTTCGACCTGGTCAACCAGGTAATGTTGATGATGCTGTGGACTTGGATGTTCTAAACGCAGCAATTAGAGCAGTCATATCTAATAAAACGGCTGATCCAGGTCAACAGCACAAAATGGAAGATGGCCACCAGCCGGACAAGGGGGATGAGTCTGGAGGAGATCCTGCCCCGATCGGAGAGCCGCAAATACCTACAGCGCCTTACTACGACTTGCCAGCGGGTCTGATGGTGCCTCTTATCCGGCTGGAAGATTATAATTACAAAGCACTAGATCCTGCCGAAATAAGACTGCCACCGCCGGCGCCCCAAAATGAGCGCTTGACCAATGCATTAAATGCCTTTTACGCCGCACCCGCCCATGACCATCCTAGGGATAA CGAGGGTTGGGAGAAGTTAGGTCTCTATGAGTACTACAAGGTGAAGAATGCGGCGCGCAAGCAGAAGGaggaggaaattaaaaatggtaCTCGAGAGAAGTCCCGCTCCCCCAGCCCCATTGTCCTCGAGAAAATAGAACCCAAAAAGCCCAAGAAGCGATGTTATCG ATCGAAAAGTCGAAGTCGTTCACGTTCAAAAACACCGCCACATCGCGACAGATCGCGTTCGCATACCAGATCGCGATCGCGTTCCCTGGAGCGCTCCTCAACACCTCCGCCACCGACGCCACGAAGTCGGCCTATTGGCGGTGGCGGGGGCAGCCATCGCAAAGCAACAAACCGATCACCTCGCAACGAAAAGGATAACAACAATgccaacaccaacagcaaccAGGAGAATCGGGCGGAGAGaacaaacaacagcagcaacaacaatggaaACAATACCTCAAGACGAGTGGAGCGCGACAGATCTCCAACGCCTCCCAGCTTTTT GGGAGGAGGTGCCCCAAAACTACCTGAATTCCTTGATGAGTCCAACAAGGGCCATCAGATGCTCAAAAAAATGGGCTGGGCCGGCACTGGAACTGGACTGGGCTCAAAGAATCAAGGCATTGATAAGCCCATTGCGGGCGGAGAGGTGCGAGATCGTCGCGACATGTACAAG GGCGTGGGCATCAACATGAACGATCCCTTCGAGAGCTTCCGCAAAAACAAAGGCGCTGCATTTGCCCACCGGATGCGGGCAAGGGACGACAAAAGTTAG
- the LOC6507036 gene encoding calcium homeostasis endoplasmic reticulum protein isoform X6, producing the protein MDVQPPGDASLRNIIDKLAEFVARNGPEFEAITKQKQQNNPKFEFLYGGEFASYYQFRVAAEQALLKQQNNYMQHAPHMQQNQPPAHYAPPNQQQQHPPDNAQDNMQQQQQQSQYMWPPNAGQGPPNNQQGNGNSITMNLSSQLDAVNMQQKTLREQIKQSEANLSAQHTALMTQKTKQIEEAIATAQTTQLEQLAQEQGIVLRDFDAVLQPIIESCTKDSISAGLWSMVPRFSKNCILYI; encoded by the exons ATGGACGTGCAACCGCCTGGAG ATGCCAGTTTACGCAATATTATTGACAAACTGGCCGAGTTTGTGGCCAGAAATGGACCAGAATTCGAAGCCATTaccaagcagaagcagcagaatAATCCAAAGTTTGAATTCCTCTACGGAGGGGAATTCGCAAGTTACTACCAGTTCCGGGTGGCTGCAGAACAAGCAT TGTTGAAGCAACAAAACAACTACATGCAACATGCGCCGCACATGCAACAAAACCAACCGCCTGCCCATTATGCGCCGCcaaatcagcagcagcagcacccgCCAGACAACGCACAAGACAacatgcagcagcagcaacagcaatcgCAATACATGTGGCCCCCCAATGCTGGCCAAGGACCTCCAAACAACCAGCAAGGCAATGGTAATTCCATCACCATGAACCTATCCTCCCAACTGGATGCCGTCAACATGCAGCAGAAGACGTTGCGGGAACAAATTAAGCAATCCGAAGCGAACCTCTCGGCTCAGCACACG GCCCTGATGACCCAGAAGACGAAGCAGATCGAGGAGGCGATCGCGACAGCTCAGACGACTCAATTGGAGCAGTTGGCCCAGGAGCAGGGCATCGTGCTGAGGGACTTTGACGCCGTGCTGCAGCCGATCATCGAGTCCTGCACCAAGGATAGCATCTCAGCAG ggCTTTGGTCAATGGTTCCACGTTTCAGCAAAAATTGCATCTTATATATTTAG